In Lactuca sativa cultivar Salinas chromosome 5, Lsat_Salinas_v11, whole genome shotgun sequence, the DNA window ACTAACATGACTTGTTGCTAAATTGTTTCAGTTTTTGCACCACTTCAGTGCAAAATAATCATGTTATGTAACAAGCTTCGCATATCATTAATTTTGTGTGAAGATATTGGAAGTTTCACGTAAAAGAAATACCATAAGAGGTGTGGAAACAGAATATTAGatacatggaagaaaacttttcTTTCCTTGAGTTAAGAGGTGTGTAGACACTCACCATTCCAATGACAATATGTTTAATTCATTTCAAAAAGCTCTTTCTCTTGATTTTTCTCTTATCACCTGCGTGAGAGAAGGTTTCCAACAGGGGTATTCATGCATAGTTAACCGGACCGAGAACGTATTTCTGTTTCTGAAGGTTAACCGCAACCTGTTTACTAATTTcttaaacataaacctaaacCAAAAATAAAGGTTAACCCATTTTCGATTAACCGGTTTTTTGGGTTTGGGTTTCTGGCTAAACAATTAACTGTTTACTAATTTTAAAATCTATTTCAAAATTAATCAACTTTAAAACTAATTTTCAAAATAATGGTAATCTTTCGATATTTTGTAAATATAAAACTAAAGGGAttgtatataaaataaatataatattcatttatttaggttAAAGTGTAAGGAACTCATggaaattatatttatattcacCTCAATTGTGTTTTAAGACTACAATTGCTAATAAACATGACACTTGTTAACTGAaactttaatatataataatatttttaatattagCATTAAACTTCAAACCTAAAAAGTATCTTAAAATATAAAACCGGTTGTTAACCAAACCAAAAAAGGTCAAAATAGCAGGTTCAGTTAACCTGAAAATCAGTACGGATTGACGGGTTTTAAGTTTTGTTTTTCATTTTCCGACATTCTTGAACACCCCTATTTTCCAACATAGCCTTCAAATTATCTTTCAAATTGAATCAAGGTTCcacattattaaattaaaatttactATAATTTCCAACAACCACCTACGTGATTGGAATGCTTTCCTAATACAGCCATTCCAAGCTATCATGAAGATTGATTAATATCTTACCGCAGAAGGTTCAAATAACAGTTCCTtgccagaaaaaaaaaacacaactcTTTTTTAGCACTTAAAACTTAAAAGAGTTCCAAGAATACTGCAAAAAAAGGTATAAAGTGATTTAAAAAGCTAGGGAGAGGTCCATGATGCTTGTATATGGTTGATTTACCTTGGATACACATAGGGATCGAGATGGCCATGATACTTGTATGGGGTGATTTGCACGCACTCCCCTTAGTCCCACACCATTACATAGACACATTTAATTTAACTTAAAAAGTTTTTTATTCTCTTCAACCTATGTGAGAGATGGTTTGAACCAAAATTTATGAAGTATCATCAAATTGAATTGAGATTCTACAGAAAATTGCAATTTATTTAAGCTTTAATAATAACCCAAATTTGAATACAAAGAAATGCATATACCATGCTCGTATAGAGAGAAGAGACTCGATCAAAAATTAGTGAAACCAATGACTGCATGTAGAAGTCTTGATTTCACCAAATGTCTTAGTATAGGATTACCCTGAACTAATCCTTTGGATAAAATAAAGCCATCAACACAAAACATCACAATTGATTTGTAAAATATATACTGATAGGAAGAAACATATAGCACAAATGTTACTTGCAATGTATTTCATCTTCATTGTATACAAAAATCCCATTTTATGTAAAGTCACGATGTAACTTAGTAAGATCAATGAAAATCAGTTTTAACACGGACTTATATCCATTGATgctctattttaataaattttagtATAAATCAATAGCTACCTTTTACGTATTTTTAATTAAGACTCTGGAAACTCTCCTTCTAGGGGCAAAGTGAAGTTCTCAAGAAAAAATAtgaagaaaaataataataactttaACATTAAGAGGCACACCTTGTCATGAAGAACTGGGAGAATATATTAGTTCTAAATATCCTTTCAAGCCTCTCTTCCGTGATATCATCTAATGTATATGTTTCGTACTGCACGGCTGCGTTGTTCACCAGGACATCAATTCGTCCATATGTCGCAACCACCTTATCCACAACATCTTTACAATTATTGTCATACCTCACATCAGTAGGTATTGCAATTGGATCACTTGCATCACTCATTTTTGAATCATTTATGATCTCTAAAGTATACTTTGCATCTATGTCTTCGACACCTTTCACATATGTAAAGGCTATAGTTGCACCCTCCTTAGAAAAAAAGTTGCAAACAGCCCTCCCAATACCCGAATCACCTCCTATCACCAAAGCCACCTTTCCCTACACCAAGTAAACAACAAAGAACTTACTTTAGATGGTTTTTGTTGGAAATGTAATCTAGACTTAGGGTTATTTTAGTATTTTTCAACAAGTAATTAATGCAGTTAGGAAGTCAGTTATAGTTAGGAAGGAAGTTAAAGTTAGGAACCGTTATATTGGTCAAAAGTCACAATGGTTCACTAAACAGTGTGATGATTAGTacgtgtatatatatgtgtatgaaTTGTATTTGAAAAAGTAACTGATTCTTGATCAATAAAGGCTATATTTAGTACACATATAAATATATCTCTTCTCTGATACATAATGTTCATGTTATTGCTTTAATTCAATGTTTCTTGGGGTTAATTCCAATAGTTTTTTCATATAGGAAACAAGCTGACAGGATTTGGCTTCTTCTACTGTTTTATTATTGCTTGGGCAAAAGGTTTCATATTTGCACTGTTTCTCTTTAAAATACTTTTGCATTGAAATTAAATTACAAGTATGATAACTACAAATGAGAAGCTTCATACAGAAATGATTTTTGATTTCTTCTAGTTTAGCTGAAGTCTATCGGGTGACCATATGACAAGAATAATAATATTCAAGAAAGGAAGTGTACTTGGAGTTTGTTAGTAGGCTTGTAATTAGGATCGCTGAATATTGGAAGAGGGTCCATTAGGTACTCCTTTCCGGGTTGACCATCCTGATGCTGTGGTGGGAATCTTCGTTCGCCTTCTTCCCTCCTCATGGCCTTCGCctaaaaaaagttacaaaaaaatgaaaatatttcaCCACAAGgacccattaataatccaataatatattACAATCAAAATTAGCATATTCTGAATAGAAGAGAATTAGCAGACCTTAAAGGTGTGAATAGAAGATGAACCACGTCTTAAAACACGTGTTGTCGTTGCTACAACACCATTATTGCTAGTTCCTGTAGAAGGACGTGAAGTCAACAACCGCCGTGAGTGTAAACATGAGTTTTGTGTGATCGGTATTCTACTGGAGACTGAACCCACCAAACGAACCATCACCGAGCACAAC includes these proteins:
- the LOC111878194 gene encoding glucose and ribitol dehydrogenase → MVRLVGSVSSRIPITQNSCLHSRRLLTSRPSTGTSNNGVVATTTRVLRRGSSSIHTFKAKAMRREEGERRFPPQHQDGQPGKEYLMDPLPIFSDPNYKPTNKLQGKVALVIGGDSGIGRAVCNFFSKEGATIAFTYVKGVEDIDAKYTLEIINDSKMSDASDPIAIPTDVRYDNNCKDVVDKVVATYGRIDVLVNNAAVQYETYTLDDITEERLERIFRTNIFSQFFMTRHAVKHMKPGSSIINTTSALGFSGSTKLLDYASTKGAIVNFTKSLAIFLVDKGIRVNGVAPGPIWTPLEAASLNDNDIATFGSEAPMNRAAQPVEIAPSYVFLASKDSSYYTGTFLHPDGGYLDNAIPSVNNNNTVNP